ACCGCGACGTCGCACTGGGTCATCAACTGGTCCGGAATTGGCCAGGCCGGAACGATCACGATGGACCTCAATCGCAGGGCCACGGTCCAGATCGGCGAGGCGCAAGTGCTCACCCAGTGAGCAGCACCCGACGACGTACCGACTGAATCAAGGGGAGACAGCATGGCAATCGCACCAACAGACGAGCAGCGAAGCGTTCGCCGTCTCGGTCGAGGAAAGAAGCCAGCCGAGGGCGAGCAGGGCATCGAGACCAGCGACAGCGTGACGCCACCGCCGAAGATGCGCCGTCGACCACTGCTGGTCGCGGCCTCCGTTGCGGCGGTCTGCCTGGGCGCGCTGCTCGCCGTGCTGGCCTTCACGTCGATGAACTCAGCCCAGGAGGTCCTCGCCGTCCGCTCGACCGTGCACCGCGGTGAGGTCATCACCCGGGACGACCTCATGACCGTTCGGGTCGGTGTCGATCCCGCGCTGAAGCCTCTGCCGGCATCGGAGCTGAACGATGTCGTGGGCAAGCGCGCGGCCATGGATCTGACCGCTGGGGGACTGGTGACCAGCGAAGATGTGACCTCGAGCGTGGTGCCCGGCAAGGGTATGAGCGTCGTCGGCATCAGCCTCGCTCCGGGCGCGTATCCAGCGAATGGGCTGAAGAACGGCGACGCCGTCCGGATCGTGCTCACCCCCGGCCAGCAGGGGCAGTACACCAGCGGCTCGACCCCGACCGAGATCCCCGCGACCGTGGTGGACGTCGCAGCCGGAGGATCCGGCGGCCAGCAGGTTGTCGACGTGCTCGTTCCTGAGGGACAGGCCCCAGACGTCGCCGCGATGGCCGCCACGGGCAAGGCTGCGCTGGTCTTGGACTCGCGGGAGCGCTGAGCGATGTCGGTCATCCTTCTCACCTCGGCATCCGGGTCCCCGGGCGTGACATCAGCGGCGCTTGGGCTCGCGCTGACCTGGCCGCGGCCGGTAGTGCTCGTGGAAGCCGACCCGACCGGAGGAAGTGGTCTGCTTGCTGGCTACTTCCACGGTGACGTGGCCCATGTGGGTGGTCTCATCGATCTCGCGTTGGCGCACCGTGACGGTGTCCTCGTCGAGACGCTTCCGGAAGCGATGATCCCGATTCCAGACTCCACCGCTCTTCTTCTGCCCGGGGTTCGCAGCCATGCCCAAGCTCGAAGCGTGGCAGGCATGTGGGGGCCATTGGCAGGTGCCCTGCGGGCGCTGGAGCGCAACGGCCAGGACGTGATCGTTGATGCCGGTCGCCTCGGCCTTGACGGAGCTCCCACACCGCTGATGTTGAACGCGGACCTGACTTTGCTGACGATGCGGACAAACCTGCCCGCACTGTCAGGTGCCCGGTCCTGGGCGCAAACACTGCGTGAGGAGTTCGAGCAAATAGGCTCCCTGCCGCGACTGGGCACCCTGCTCGTGGGCGAGGGCCAGCCGTACAGCGCCCGCGAAGTGCGCAAGGTCCTCGAGCTGCCAGTCACGGCAACGCTGCCCTGGGACCCGCCGGCAGCAGCCGTCTTCTCGGTCGGCGCCAACCGACCCCGCAGATTCGACAACGGCGCGCTCGTCCGAGCGCTGCGCGCGACAGGCGCGGCCGCCCGAGCGGCCATCGAAAGCAACCGAGTCGATCTAGCGGCCACCAAGAGCGTGGGGAGCACAGCATGAGCCAGCCCAACCCCTTCCTCAACGACCCGGACGAGGATGACGACCGGTCAGACCCCACCTCCCTGCCACTGTTCGCGGAAGATGCCGACCAGCCCCGGCCGCCGCGCCAAGGGCGAGTCCGGTCCAACTTCTCACTCGGGGAGAACGCACCCCGCCGGCCGGGACATATCCACGCCGTCGGCCGCGACGTACCGGACGACGAGGTCGCGGGGTGGGTTAGCGGAGGCAGCTCTCCGAGCGCTGCCTCCGGCCACCGCAAGACTGGCGCTACTGCGCATGAAGGAATCGACTGGGGCCTCGTTGCGGCGTTCCGCAGCCAGGCCTCCGACCAGCTGAGTGCCGCAATTGGTGAAGACCGGTCGCTCGATCAGCAGGCACAACAGGAACTCGGTCGGGCGATCATCGTCGAACTGCTCGAGAGTGAGGCCGCCGAGGCGGTATCTGCCGGGCGTGAGTCCTGGTCGCTGAGCCAGCAGGAAGACATGGCTGAGGCCATCTTCAATGCAGTCTTCGGCCTCGGGAGATTCCAGCCGCTCGTCGACGACGAAACGGTTGAGAACATCGAGGTCTACGGCAACGACAACGTGCTCCTCGAGCACAGTGACGGCACCATCCAGCAAGGGCCGAACGTCGCCGAGGACGACGACGAGCTCCTGGAGTTCATCAGCTTCCTGGGCAGCAAGTCCGGTAGCGGGCGGCCCTTCTCCGAAGCACAGCCGCGGTTGCACATGCGACTGGAGGGCGGCGCGCGGCTCGCGGCCACCGCGTGGGTCACTCCGCGCCCGTCGATCGTCATCCGCCGCCACCGGCTCCGTGACACCAACCTGGAACAGTTGGCCGACACGGGCATGCTGACCCCGCTGATCGCCGACTTCCTCGAAGCGGCCGTGAGGGCGCGACTCAACATTGTGGTCGCCGGTGCCCAGGGTGCCGGAAAGACGACGTTGGTGCGTGGGCTCTGCGCGGCGATCGATCCGTGGGAGAAGATCGGCACGTTCGAGACCGAGTACGAACTCTTCCTCAATGAGCTGTCGCACAAGCACAAGCGAGTCATCGCGTGGGAATCCCGGCCGGGCTCGGGCGAGGTTGGGATGAACGGTCGCCAGGCCGGCGAGATCACCCTCGACGACCTCCTCATCGACAGCTTCCGGTTCATCCTCAGCCGCACGATTGTCGGTGAGGTCCGTGGCCGCGAGATCCTGTCCATGATCAAAGCGATGCAGTCGACCTCCGGGTCGATCAGCACGACGCACGCAGCCAACGCCAAGGCGGCGATCCGCAAGCTCATCACCTGCGCCATGGAGGCCGGCAACCACATCTCCGAGGGATACGCCACCAGTGCAGTCGCCGGGCACATCGACTTGATCGTTCAGGTGAACCTCGAGACGACACCGGTCACCGAGACGGGCGGGCGCCGCAAGCGGTGGATCTCCGAGATCGTGTCCGTCGAGCCCGGAGAGCAAGCCACCGGCTACGCGACCCAACAGGTGTTCCGACCGGTTCAGGGCGGACCCGCGGTCGCCAGTGTGATGCCGGAGCACATCCGAACCGCACTGGAAGCACAGGGCTTCGACACCCGTCCTTTCGAAGCGGAGCGCCGCTCGCACGGAGGGCCGGCGGCATGACGCCCCTGATTCCTGGCCTGGCCGGCGCACTCGTCGTTGCCGGCATCCTTGGCGTGGTGTTCGGTCTGCGACCGGCACCACAGAAGCCACCCGCACCAGCCCGGACGCGCACCCCCCTGATAGCGCGCCTGGGTCAGACCTCCCCTCGGACTCGAGTGCTGCTGCTCGTCGGGGCTGGTGCGGGTCTCATCGTCGCAATCGTCACCGGATGGTTCATCGCGGTACTGGCCGTCCCGGCACTGATCGTCGGACTGCCCATGCTGCTGACCGCGCCACCAGCCGCCTCCAAGATCGAGCGGCTGGAAGGGATGGAGGAGTGGACCCGCTCCCTGTCCGGGGTTCTCACCGTCGGCGTCGGCCTGGAGCAGGCACTCATCGCGACCCTGCGATCAACGCCCGACGCCATCCGACCCGAAGTGACTCGCCTGGTCGCCCGACTGGGCGCCCGATGGAGCACCGAGGACGCACTGCGCGCGTTCGCGGACGACCTGGACGACGCCACCGGCGACCTGGTCGCGGCAAACCTGATCCTCGGCGCCCGGCGCCGAGGTCGTGGTCTTGCCAACGTGCTGGAGTCACTGGCCGAGTCGGTGGCCGCCGACGTCCGGGCCCGCCGACAGATTGAGGCCGACCGAGCCAAGCCGCGCGCAACGGCACGCTGGGTCACGCTGATCACCGTCGGAGTCCTGGTCTTCCTCGCGCTCACCGGCCGGTACGTGGCCCCGTACGGGTCACCGATCGGACAGGTCATCCTCGCGCTGCTGCTCGGCGCCTATGTGGCCACGCTGGTCTGGATGCGGACGATGACCCGGGGCAAGCCGCTGCCGAGGTTCATCGGCCTGGCGGCCGAAGGAGGCAACGCATGATCACCGGACTTCAGATGGCCTTGGCAGGCGGCGGGCTGGTCGGCCTAGGGCTGTCGCTGCTGATCTGGCGGCTCGTACCCGCACAGCCAGACCTCGGGGACGCGCTCGAGCGGCTGTCTCCCGAACATGTGCGTCGCACCCGTGCGACCGAAGTGGCCAGTCCGGCGGCAGACTCGCGCGAAAGGCTTGGACAATGGGCGCTGAAGACGTTCCCAGCCGGAGCCTGGGCGAGGGTCCCGCGTAAGGAACTGGCCCTGCTGCGAATCTCGCCGACGAGGTTCTACGGCGAGAAGGTTCTCTTCGCGGTCGTCGGCCTGATTACGCCGCCGCTGCTGACGGTGTTCTTCACGGTCATCGGACTGAACCTGCCGTTCGTCATCCCAGTCGTCGCAACTGTCGGCTTAGCCGTACTGATGTTCTTCCTCCCCGACTACAACGCACGCGACGACGCCAAGAAGGCCCGAGACGAGTTCAACCGGGCGCTGGGGCCTACATCGACTTGGTCGCCTTGGAGCGCAACTCAGGGTCGGGTCCGCGCCAAGCCATGGAAGTCGCAGCCGAAGTCGGCGACAGCTGGGTGTTCCGCCGGCTGAGCGAGGAACTGACCCGCTCGCGCTGGTCAGGCGAAGCGCCATGGGAAGCCATCCGAGCGCTCGGCCACGAACTCGGCCTCGCCGAGCTGGAGGACCTCGCCGACATCATGAGGCTATCGGGAGAGGAAGGCACCCAAATCTACGCGCAACTGCGCGCCCGATCCGCCTCGATGCGAGGCGCGATGCTCAACTCCGAGCTGGCCAAGGCCAACGAGATCGGCGAACGAATGAGCATCCCTATGAGCCTGCTAGGGGTCATCTTCATGGCCCTGCTGATCGCACCCGCGCTGCTACGGGTGATCGGGGG
This genomic stretch from Branchiibius hedensis harbors:
- a CDS encoding SAF domain-containing protein; protein product: MAIAPTDEQRSVRRLGRGKKPAEGEQGIETSDSVTPPPKMRRRPLLVAASVAAVCLGALLAVLAFTSMNSAQEVLAVRSTVHRGEVITRDDLMTVRVGVDPALKPLPASELNDVVGKRAAMDLTAGGLVTSEDVTSSVVPGKGMSVVGISLAPGAYPANGLKNGDAVRIVLTPGQQGQYTSGSTPTEIPATVVDVAAGGSGGQQVVDVLVPEGQAPDVAAMAATGKAALVLDSRER
- a CDS encoding CpaF family protein → MSQPNPFLNDPDEDDDRSDPTSLPLFAEDADQPRPPRQGRVRSNFSLGENAPRRPGHIHAVGRDVPDDEVAGWVSGGSSPSAASGHRKTGATAHEGIDWGLVAAFRSQASDQLSAAIGEDRSLDQQAQQELGRAIIVELLESEAAEAVSAGRESWSLSQQEDMAEAIFNAVFGLGRFQPLVDDETVENIEVYGNDNVLLEHSDGTIQQGPNVAEDDDELLEFISFLGSKSGSGRPFSEAQPRLHMRLEGGARLAATAWVTPRPSIVIRRHRLRDTNLEQLADTGMLTPLIADFLEAAVRARLNIVVAGAQGAGKTTLVRGLCAAIDPWEKIGTFETEYELFLNELSHKHKRVIAWESRPGSGEVGMNGRQAGEITLDDLLIDSFRFILSRTIVGEVRGREILSMIKAMQSTSGSISTTHAANAKAAIRKLITCAMEAGNHISEGYATSAVAGHIDLIVQVNLETTPVTETGGRRKRWISEIVSVEPGEQATGYATQQVFRPVQGGPAVASVMPEHIRTALEAQGFDTRPFEAERRSHGGPAA
- a CDS encoding type II secretion system F family protein → MTPLIPGLAGALVVAGILGVVFGLRPAPQKPPAPARTRTPLIARLGQTSPRTRVLLLVGAGAGLIVAIVTGWFIAVLAVPALIVGLPMLLTAPPAASKIERLEGMEEWTRSLSGVLTVGVGLEQALIATLRSTPDAIRPEVTRLVARLGARWSTEDALRAFADDLDDATGDLVAANLILGARRRGRGLANVLESLAESVAADVRARRQIEADRAKPRATARWVTLITVGVLVFLALTGRYVAPYGSPIGQVILALLLGAYVATLVWMRTMTRGKPLPRFIGLAAEGGNA